In a genomic window of Infirmifilum sp. NZ:
- a CDS encoding DUF4870 domain-containing protein translates to MAPTKLGLDEKAEAALSYLLGAITGIIFLILEPENYFVRFHAAQSTLASITIFILTLALPFLWFLWSLLSLIVLIVGIIKSLQGELYKFPLIGDLAAQLVKPPPPPPPP, encoded by the coding sequence ATGGCTCCGACCAAGCTAGGGCTAGACGAGAAGGCTGAAGCCGCCCTCAGCTACCTCCTCGGCGCGATAACCGGAATAATCTTCCTCATCCTCGAGCCCGAAAACTACTTCGTCAGGTTCCACGCAGCCCAGTCAACCCTCGCATCAATCACGATATTCATCCTCACCCTAGCACTGCCCTTCCTCTGGTTCCTGTGGAGCCTCCTCAGCCTCATAGTCCTCATAGTCGGAATCATCAAGTCGCTACAAGGAGAGCTCTACAAGTTCCCCCTCATCGGAGACCTGGCAGCACAGCTCGTAAAGCCACCACCCCCACCTCCCCCACCCTGA
- a CDS encoding FAD-dependent oxidoreductase, with translation MSIKFAPCKSTGPRTGKRVAIVGAGPAGLAAAGVLCCLGHRVDVFDKLPEPGGMLIFAIPEFRIPKSSVRESVRELAGLGVGFHTNTEVGRDVQLRELLEDFDAVLLATGTWQGRRLEVPGEDKEGVYNALDWITQYMIAKNGYQAVEPPPLTGKVAVVGTGLTAVDIAEVAVKEYGANIVMLYRRPMSVAPAKHMLRHLESLGVEFVENVVPVEILGDWRAERVRLVRVKPTTDRKAPTEIIPGSEFELDFNALVVAVGLKPTPPESVKSLGVELNKDGSIKVAENFATSVERLFAAGDVAHGPSNIGLAMRSGKQAAKSIDEYLKAK, from the coding sequence ATGTCTATAAAATTTGCACCCTGCAAGTCCACGGGGCCGAGAACTGGGAAGAGAGTAGCCATAGTCGGTGCGGGGCCGGCAGGCCTGGCTGCGGCGGGCGTCCTCTGCTGCCTAGGTCATCGTGTCGACGTGTTCGACAAGCTCCCGGAGCCCGGGGGCATGCTGATCTTCGCCATACCGGAGTTCAGGATACCGAAGTCCTCAGTCAGGGAAAGCGTCCGCGAGCTCGCGGGCCTGGGGGTGGGCTTCCACACGAACACCGAGGTTGGCAGGGATGTCCAGCTGCGCGAGCTCTTGGAGGACTTCGACGCGGTGCTCCTGGCTACTGGGACGTGGCAGGGTAGGAGGCTGGAGGTGCCGGGGGAGGACAAGGAGGGTGTTTACAACGCCCTCGACTGGATCACACAGTACATGATAGCTAAGAACGGGTACCAGGCCGTCGAGCCTCCCCCGCTCACCGGCAAGGTAGCGGTCGTCGGCACAGGCCTGACAGCTGTTGACATAGCGGAGGTGGCCGTCAAGGAGTACGGGGCGAACATCGTGATGCTCTACAGGAGGCCCATGAGCGTCGCCCCGGCGAAGCACATGCTCAGGCACCTCGAGAGCCTCGGCGTCGAGTTCGTTGAGAACGTGGTCCCAGTAGAGATCCTCGGCGATTGGAGGGCTGAGAGAGTGAGGCTAGTGAGGGTGAAGCCGACAACCGACAGGAAGGCCCCGACTGAGATCATCCCGGGAAGCGAGTTCGAGCTGGACTTCAACGCGTTGGTTGTCGCGGTGGGTCTGAAGCCGACGCCCCCCGAAAGCGTCAAGAGCTTAGGCGTCGAGCTTAACAAAGACGGGAGCATCAAAGTCGCGGAGAATTTCGCGACGAGCGTTGAGCGCCTCTTCGCCGCGGGAGACGTTGCCCACGGGCCGTCTAACATAGGCTTAGCCATGCGAAGCGGCAAGCAGGCCGCAAAAAGCATCGACGAGTACCTAAAGGCTAAGTAG
- a CDS encoding NUDIX hydrolase codes for MSNTPETVSDTLLCEGRRVRLYRREVRVGGRTYVRDVVAFGQAVVIIPVRGEDMLVFVEQWRAPLQRWIVELPAGRLEAGESPLEAAKRELEEETGYRAGEWRYLGGFSVAPGYSDEVLHFFLAGRLEHAEAHPEPGEVLRVVEMSPQEYLRRVGGGFGDLKTVAGVLLYLSARERGGLWG; via the coding sequence GTGTCCAACACGCCTGAAACTGTCAGCGACACGCTGCTTTGCGAGGGCAGGAGGGTGAGGCTTTACCGACGCGAGGTCAGGGTCGGCGGTAGGACGTACGTGAGGGACGTGGTGGCGTTCGGCCAGGCGGTGGTGATCATACCGGTTAGGGGCGAGGATATGCTCGTGTTCGTCGAGCAGTGGCGGGCTCCCCTCCAGAGGTGGATCGTGGAGCTCCCCGCCGGGAGGCTGGAGGCCGGCGAGAGCCCTCTTGAGGCGGCTAAGAGGGAGCTGGAGGAGGAGACGGGCTACAGGGCTGGGGAGTGGAGGTACCTGGGCGGCTTCAGCGTGGCTCCGGGCTACAGCGACGAGGTGCTACACTTCTTCCTTGCAGGCAGGCTCGAGCACGCGGAGGCCCACCCGGAGCCCGGGGAGGTTCTCAGAGTGGTGGAGATGAGCCCCCAGGAGTACCTGAGGCGGGTGGGCGGCGGCTTCGGGGACCTCAAGACGGTTGCAGGCGTGCTCCTCTATCTTTCTGCTAGGGAGCGTGGGGGGCTGTGGGGCTGA
- a CDS encoding substrate-binding domain-containing protein: protein MPGDEILRIFSLLNGLRAGLTPTFHLNGRTVTAEELRVLEAVERAGSIKRAAELLGVDYRTVWNTIARLEEATGAKVVERGAGGPGGGGAHLTPVGEAILAEARLVRAKLTGMLRGFDLARPDVVIAGSDCAVMERLILELAEKGVYGLYLKVGSTLGVEALKMGLSHVAGVHILNPATGRYNEHLLDDPQLRGRVVLVKGWKRVMGLAFNPRVESPPDSLAGVVERGLRIANRIKGSGTRILLEHLLEQAARELGVPVSTLRRRLKGYGVEYTTHREAANAVATGKADVTLTVDWVAREHGLVFKPLLSEDYDLLVVKDVLPKLPLAETSVFKGRESLTVIE, encoded by the coding sequence GTGCCTGGCGACGAGATCCTCAGGATATTCAGCCTACTCAACGGCCTGCGCGCAGGGCTCACCCCCACATTCCACCTCAACGGCCGCACCGTCACTGCCGAGGAGCTGCGAGTGCTGGAGGCGGTTGAGAGGGCTGGCTCCATAAAGAGGGCCGCGGAGCTACTGGGCGTCGACTACAGGACGGTTTGGAACACGATCGCCAGGCTCGAGGAGGCTACCGGTGCGAAAGTTGTCGAAAGGGGTGCTGGGGGGCCAGGCGGCGGTGGCGCGCACCTGACTCCGGTAGGCGAGGCAATTCTCGCGGAGGCCAGGCTAGTGCGCGCGAAGCTCACCGGCATGCTAAGGGGCTTCGACCTCGCGAGGCCTGATGTGGTCATAGCGGGGAGCGACTGCGCTGTAATGGAGCGGCTCATCTTGGAGCTCGCCGAGAAGGGGGTCTATGGGCTCTACCTGAAGGTGGGCTCCACGCTGGGCGTGGAGGCGCTCAAAATGGGTTTGAGCCACGTCGCGGGGGTCCACATCCTCAACCCGGCTACCGGGAGGTACAACGAGCACCTGCTCGACGACCCCCAGCTTAGGGGCAGGGTGGTTTTAGTGAAGGGGTGGAAGAGGGTGATGGGGCTCGCGTTCAACCCCAGGGTGGAGAGTCCCCCCGATAGCCTCGCCGGTGTTGTAGAGCGGGGCTTGAGGATCGCTAACAGGATCAAGGGCAGCGGGACCAGGATCCTCCTCGAGCACCTTCTAGAGCAGGCGGCCCGCGAGCTGGGGGTTCCCGTCTCGACCCTCAGGAGGAGGCTCAAGGGCTACGGAGTTGAGTACACCACACACCGGGAGGCGGCGAACGCTGTGGCGACAGGCAAGGCCGACGTCACCCTGACTGTGGACTGGGTCGCGAGAGAGCACGGCCTGGTCTTCAAGCCGCTGCTAAGCGAAGACTATGACCTGCTGGTGGTCAAGGACGTTCTCCCCAAGCTCCCACTAGCCGAGACATCTGTCTTCAAGGGCAGAGAGAGTCTAACTGTAATCGAGTAG
- a CDS encoding ABC transporter ATP-binding protein yields the protein MPLEAQEVSKSYDGRPVLKSVSLIAERGQVTCLIGPNGSGKTTLLRILALLEKPDSGRILLDGEDLSLKVRERAARIAYMPQRPVALTASVYGNVYLPLRASGVPGPEASKRAKKYLDLLGLTELEDKPAQRLSGGQRQLLAIARALALEPDLLLLDEPTSHLDPSNASKVRALIREYVKSRSIVAVIVSHSPQEVAELSDKTVLLFDGAVKGVYTRQAVSEELLKLFHLY from the coding sequence GTGCCGCTTGAAGCACAAGAGGTGTCGAAGAGCTACGATGGAAGACCCGTGCTCAAGAGCGTGAGCCTGATCGCCGAGAGGGGGCAGGTGACGTGCCTCATAGGCCCCAACGGCTCTGGAAAGACCACCCTCCTCCGCATACTCGCCCTCCTCGAGAAGCCGGACTCCGGGAGGATCCTCCTCGACGGCGAAGACCTCTCGCTCAAAGTCAGGGAGCGCGCCGCCAGGATAGCCTACATGCCCCAGAGGCCAGTCGCCCTAACCGCAAGCGTCTACGGAAACGTATACCTACCCCTGAGGGCAAGCGGCGTCCCAGGCCCCGAGGCCTCGAAGAGGGCGAAGAAGTACCTAGACCTCCTAGGCCTCACTGAGCTCGAGGACAAGCCCGCCCAGAGGCTCTCCGGGGGGCAGCGGCAGCTCCTCGCCATAGCGAGGGCGCTGGCGCTTGAGCCAGACCTGCTCCTGCTCGACGAGCCGACGAGCCACCTAGACCCCTCAAACGCCTCCAAGGTGAGGGCGCTGATAAGGGAGTACGTTAAATCGCGGAGCATCGTAGCGGTCATCGTCTCCCACTCCCCCCAGGAGGTCGCGGAGCTCTCCGACAAGACCGTGCTGCTCTTCGATGGGGCCGTGAAAGGAGTCTACACGCGACAAGCCGTGAGCGAGGAGCTACTAAAACTCTTTCACCTTTACTGA
- a CDS encoding ABC transporter permease: MIDATLSEVVSITLLSLRVSATAVALSSAFGLPLGAFIASREFRGKHVAVTVINTLMGTPPVLLGLLLYLLLSRQGPLGWTGLLFTPEAMIVAQFLLTLPITTGLTITAVESLPRDLRELVRSLRASALYEALLLLNESRVNLLGAVLAALGRAISEVGAVIIVGGNIRYQTRVLTTAIVYYTNAGEFDTAIALGAVLALVYLAVNTAVIILKIRVGKSAA; the protein is encoded by the coding sequence GTGATCGACGCGACGCTGAGCGAGGTAGTCTCGATAACCCTTCTATCTTTACGTGTCTCGGCGACGGCCGTAGCCCTATCCTCAGCCTTCGGGCTCCCTCTGGGAGCATTCATCGCCAGTAGGGAGTTTAGGGGCAAGCACGTCGCAGTCACCGTGATAAACACGCTGATGGGCACGCCCCCCGTTCTCCTGGGCCTCCTCCTCTACCTCCTCCTCTCCCGCCAAGGCCCCCTCGGCTGGACAGGCCTCCTCTTCACCCCCGAGGCCATGATCGTCGCCCAGTTCCTCCTGACCCTCCCGATAACCACAGGCCTCACCATCACAGCGGTCGAGTCGTTGCCCAGGGACCTTAGGGAGCTCGTGCGCTCGCTGAGGGCCAGCGCCCTGTACGAGGCGCTACTCCTCCTGAACGAGTCCCGCGTCAACCTCCTGGGCGCGGTCCTCGCTGCGCTGGGCCGGGCGATATCGGAGGTGGGAGCTGTTATCATCGTCGGGGGAAACATAAGGTACCAGACACGGGTCCTCACAACGGCCATCGTCTACTACACGAACGCCGGCGAGTTCGACACCGCGATCGCTCTCGGCGCGGTCCTCGCCCTCGTCTACCTCGCCGTCAACACCGCCGTGATCATCCTGAAGATCAGGGTGGGGAAGAGTGCCGCTTGA
- a CDS encoding substrate-binding domain-containing protein — protein MKHAGAKRFNLVAFLLVALALVGAAYFYFTNQPQAKQKTVLRIATTTSVDATGLLDVLKKGFESTYPDINVTWVAVGTGQALQIAMRGDADMVITHDRPSEEQFIKQGYGVHGISFAYNDFVILGPPDDPAGIKDAKSAAEAFRLIALAGEQGRAVFVSRGDKSGTNLRELRLWEQAGVNATGRPWYKETGQGMAQTLMVTDQLRNAYTLSDRSTYLAFKDKLSLAVLFQGDPALLNIYRATLVNSTRFPWVHYDAAYKFVKFLISPRGQALIGSYTKGGAKLFNTCFGNVSKLGIVDPYEEEQIAWWREQLQKDP, from the coding sequence ATGAAGCATGCTGGAGCAAAGAGGTTCAATCTAGTCGCCTTCTTGCTGGTGGCTCTCGCTTTAGTCGGGGCCGCGTACTTCTACTTCACCAACCAGCCTCAGGCAAAGCAGAAGACAGTGCTCCGGATCGCAACCACCACGAGCGTCGACGCGACAGGTCTCCTCGACGTCCTGAAGAAGGGGTTCGAGTCCACTTACCCTGACATCAACGTCACCTGGGTCGCAGTCGGCACCGGCCAAGCGCTGCAGATAGCGATGAGGGGGGACGCCGACATGGTCATAACGCACGACAGACCGTCCGAGGAGCAGTTCATAAAGCAGGGTTACGGCGTCCACGGTATCTCCTTCGCCTACAACGACTTCGTGATCCTAGGCCCCCCTGACGACCCAGCCGGGATCAAGGACGCCAAGAGCGCCGCGGAGGCCTTCAGGCTGATAGCGCTGGCAGGGGAGCAGGGCAGGGCAGTTTTCGTGTCGAGGGGTGACAAGTCCGGGACGAACCTCAGGGAGCTGAGGCTCTGGGAACAGGCGGGAGTGAACGCCACCGGCCGCCCCTGGTACAAGGAGACCGGGCAGGGCATGGCGCAGACGCTCATGGTCACCGACCAGCTGAGGAACGCCTACACGCTCAGCGACAGGAGCACCTACTTGGCATTCAAGGACAAGCTCTCACTCGCGGTGCTCTTCCAAGGAGACCCCGCTCTCCTAAACATATACAGGGCAACCCTCGTCAACAGCACCCGCTTCCCGTGGGTTCACTACGACGCGGCTTACAAGTTCGTGAAGTTCCTTATCTCCCCCAGAGGGCAAGCCTTAATAGGTAGCTACACTAAGGGCGGCGCTAAGCTGTTTAACACATGCTTCGGCAACGTCTCCAAGCTCGGCATCGTTGACCCATACGAGGAAGAGCAGATCGCCTGGTGGAGGGAGCAGTTGCAAAAGGACCCGTGA